A portion of the Sulfurimonas hongkongensis genome contains these proteins:
- a CDS encoding APC family permease: protein MSEEAHDHKGSDYKKNSVSLFGAVAMGTNVMIGAGILALTGQIAELSGELFPLVFLAAAIVTAFSAYSYVKMANAYPSAGGIAMFLQKAYGKTTITAASGLLMYFSMVINESLVARIFGTYTTQLFDISPSSWIVAALGSAVLIFAFLLNLSGNLMIGLFSLFMASIKIGGIVIFALAGLWVADSSFVSVASQTQDSTLLGFTGAMALAILSYKGFTTITNSGSEITNPHKNVGRAIIISIVICVVIYFLVAVAVASNLSLSEIIVAKDYALAQAAKPAFGSYGLYFTVIIAIIATVSGIIASVFAVSRMLGMLSEMRLVPYKHFDSLGSVQTNTLTYTVVIAIFLTISFDLSRIASLGAIFYLVMDIVVHWGVFRHLRHEIKANALILISAIIFDVIILASFIALKISSDIVIVYAAVIAIVLIFFAERVFLSRTNKEI, encoded by the coding sequence ATGAGTGAAGAAGCACATGACCACAAGGGTTCAGATTATAAAAAAAATAGCGTAAGCCTCTTTGGAGCTGTTGCTATGGGTACAAATGTTATGATAGGGGCTGGTATCTTAGCTCTAACTGGACAGATAGCAGAGCTCTCAGGAGAACTATTTCCTTTAGTGTTTTTAGCAGCGGCTATTGTGACTGCATTTAGTGCGTACTCATATGTAAAGATGGCAAACGCTTATCCATCAGCTGGTGGGATTGCAATGTTTTTACAAAAAGCATATGGAAAAACAACAATAACGGCAGCATCTGGGCTTCTTATGTACTTTTCAATGGTTATAAATGAGAGCCTAGTTGCAAGAATCTTTGGTACTTATACTACACAACTCTTTGATATTTCTCCTTCTAGCTGGATTGTAGCTGCTTTGGGTAGTGCGGTTTTAATCTTTGCGTTTTTACTAAACCTATCTGGAAATCTCATGATAGGGCTATTTTCTCTTTTTATGGCATCTATAAAGATAGGTGGTATAGTTATTTTTGCCTTAGCTGGTTTATGGGTGGCAGATTCTTCTTTTGTTAGTGTAGCCTCGCAGACCCAAGACTCTACGCTTTTGGGCTTTACAGGGGCAATGGCTTTAGCGATCCTCTCTTATAAAGGTTTTACAACCATAACAAACAGTGGTTCAGAGATTACAAATCCTCATAAAAATGTTGGCAGGGCTATTATTATCTCCATAGTTATTTGTGTGGTTATTTACTTCCTTGTTGCTGTGGCAGTAGCTAGCAATCTTAGTCTATCTGAGATTATAGTTGCAAAAGATTACGCTTTGGCTCAAGCTGCTAAGCCTGCTTTTGGCTCTTATGGTCTATATTTTACAGTTATCATAGCCATCATAGCTACAGTCTCTGGAATCATCGCTAGTGTTTTTGCAGTTTCTCGTATGCTTGGGATGTTAAGCGAGATGAGGCTTGTACCATATAAGCATTTTGACTCTTTAGGAAGTGTTCAAACCAATACACTAACCTACACAGTAGTTATAGCTATATTTTTAACAATATCTTTTGATTTGAGTAGGATTGCATCACTTGGTGCAATTTTTTATTTAGTTATGGATATTGTAGTTCATTGGGGAGTTTTTCGTCACCTTCGACATGAGATAAAAGCAAATGCTTTGATTCTTATAAGTGCGATAATCTTTGATGTAATAATTCTAGCTTCATTTATAGCACTAAAGATATCTAGCGATATAGTTATAGTCTATGCCGCAGTTATAGCAATAGTTTTGATTTTTTTTGCAGAGAGAGTCTTTTTAAGTAGGACAAACAAAGAGATATAA
- the tsaD gene encoding tRNA (adenosine(37)-N6)-threonylcarbamoyltransferase complex transferase subunit TsaD, translating to MILSIESSCDDSAIAITEIETKKLLFHKKISQELEHSIYGGVVPELAARLHAEALPKILEQVEPYFEQLKAVAVTSTPGLAVTLVEGVTMAKAISIALNIPLIAVNHLVGHIYSLFIEKEAEFPLTVLLVSGGHTQVMQVKSLHNIETVAKSMDDSFGESFDKVAKMMNLGYPGGPIIEQMAKDGDRTRYNFTIPLSQSPLIAFSYSGLKNAVRVALESAGEDDYKDIAASFEHIATMHIVQKLKKYFKTTSPKTFAIVGGASANLYLRDEIKKLLKPHNAKLLLSEFKYCSDNAAMIGRVALEMYEKKMFTPLEKLSTSAKSSI from the coding sequence ATGATACTAAGCATTGAGAGCTCGTGTGATGATAGTGCGATAGCCATCACAGAGATAGAGACAAAAAAACTTCTTTTTCATAAAAAAATATCTCAAGAGTTAGAGCATAGCATCTACGGTGGAGTTGTTCCAGAGCTAGCAGCTAGACTTCACGCTGAGGCACTTCCAAAGATATTAGAACAAGTAGAACCCTATTTTGAGCAACTTAAAGCAGTAGCAGTCACTTCAACTCCCGGTTTAGCAGTAACACTCGTTGAGGGTGTGACAATGGCAAAAGCTATCTCAATCGCACTAAATATTCCACTCATTGCAGTTAATCATCTAGTGGGTCATATCTACTCTTTGTTTATAGAAAAAGAGGCAGAGTTTCCTCTAACTGTTTTGTTAGTCTCAGGAGGACATACGCAGGTAATGCAAGTTAAGTCCCTGCATAACATAGAAACTGTTGCAAAGAGTATGGATGATAGCTTTGGAGAGAGTTTTGATAAAGTTGCTAAGATGATGAATCTCGGCTATCCAGGGGGTCCAATAATAGAGCAGATGGCAAAAGATGGAGATAGAACAAGGTATAACTTTACTATTCCGCTCTCGCAATCACCGCTTATCGCATTTTCATACTCAGGACTGAAAAATGCTGTTAGAGTTGCATTAGAGAGTGCTGGTGAGGATGACTACAAAGATATAGCTGCTTCATTTGAACATATCGCAACTATGCATATAGTACAAAAACTAAAAAAATATTTCAAAACAACTAGTCCAAAAACCTTTGCAATAGTGGGCGGAGCCAGTGCAAACTTATACTTAAGGGATGAGATAAAAAAACTACTAAAACCTCACAATGCAAAATTACTTTTAAGTGAGTTTAAATATTGCTCAGACAATGCTGCGATGATAGGACGAGTAGCTCTTGAGATGTACGAGAAAAAAATGTTTACTCCCTTAGAAAAGTTAAGTACTTCTGCTAAAAGTAGTATATAA
- the tpx gene encoding thiol peroxidase yields the protein MATVTFKNDTVCNLAGKEINVGDTAPVTTVVNCDPMLQDEQIGGTGKVQLVVAVPSLDTGVCDAETRRFNTEAAALDGVEVITVSMDLPFAAARWCGAAGIENLKVCSDFRNKDFANNYGVLLADGPLAGITARVIFVIGKDGKVTYKQVVPEITNEPNYEEAIAAAKQAL from the coding sequence ATGGCAACAGTAACATTCAAAAACGACACCGTATGTAATTTAGCGGGTAAAGAGATAAACGTAGGTGACACAGCACCAGTTACTACAGTAGTAAATTGTGATCCAATGCTTCAAGATGAGCAAATTGGTGGCACTGGTAAAGTTCAACTAGTTGTAGCAGTACCATCACTTGACACTGGTGTATGTGATGCTGAGACTAGAAGATTTAACACCGAAGCAGCAGCGCTAGATGGTGTTGAAGTTATTACCGTTTCTATGGATTTACCATTTGCAGCAGCTAGATGGTGCGGTGCCGCTGGGATTGAAAACTTAAAAGTTTGCTCAGACTTTAGAAACAAGGATTTTGCTAATAACTACGGTGTGCTTTTGGCTGATGGTCCTTTAGCTGGTATTACTGCAAGGGTTATTTTTGTAATTGGTAAAGATGGAAAGGTAACTTATAAACAAGTTGTTCCAGAGATTACAAATGAGCCTAACTATGAAGAAGCAATAGCAGCTGCAAAGCAAGCTTTATAA
- a CDS encoding TIGR04219 family outer membrane beta-barrel protein, giving the protein MKKITATLLFIGAFFSTANADMMKVEAGIGLWDQKSSGKLSYTDNGADGRYSSNEPSNSSIYFWALLKHPMPVVPNLRLEYASVEDSGVGSGKFKNFDIGATTTKMVYDMKQYDIIPYYSILDNTAWVTLDLGLDIKIVEASIDAAPNTLGFNGYQDSEILAIPLLYLRARVEIPATNIGLESDIKYISYSSNRVYDVRAKVDYTFDIFSAIQPAIELGYRVQKIDIEDESDFNVDLEFSGFYGGLMLRF; this is encoded by the coding sequence ATGAAAAAAATAACGGCAACTCTCTTGTTTATAGGAGCTTTTTTTAGTACTGCAAATGCAGATATGATGAAAGTAGAAGCGGGCATTGGTCTATGGGATCAAAAATCAAGCGGAAAGTTAAGTTATACGGATAATGGTGCAGATGGTCGTTACAGCTCAAATGAACCTAGTAACTCATCAATCTATTTTTGGGCACTGCTTAAACATCCAATGCCTGTTGTACCAAACTTAAGACTAGAATATGCATCAGTTGAGGATTCGGGTGTAGGTAGTGGTAAGTTTAAAAATTTTGATATTGGTGCCACTACTACTAAAATGGTTTACGATATGAAACAGTATGATATTATTCCATACTATAGTATTTTAGACAACACTGCTTGGGTTACACTTGATCTTGGTTTAGATATAAAAATTGTAGAGGCTTCTATAGACGCAGCTCCAAATACTCTAGGTTTCAATGGTTATCAAGATAGTGAGATTTTGGCTATCCCACTTCTATATTTAAGAGCACGAGTTGAGATTCCAGCAACAAATATAGGACTTGAGAGTGATATAAAGTATATCTCTTATAGCTCAAACAGAGTTTATGATGTCCGTGCTAAAGTGGACTATACTTTTGATATATTCTCAGCTATTCAACCAGCTATAGAGCTTGGATATAGAGTTCAAAAAATCGATATAGAAGATGAAAGTGATTTTAATGTTGACTTGGAATTTTCAGGATTTTATGGAGGTTTAATGCTTCGTTTTTAA
- a CDS encoding UDP-N-acetylmuramate dehydrogenase, with amino-acid sequence MTKQIDFAKFSSIKIGGVHEVFILEDASDFSDDFFLIGSCNNVIVGTQPPKLMKLSKKYDYIKIENDTLKVGAATPSGKLASYCKKNNIANFEFVSHLPGTLGGLVYMNAGLKEHEIFNTLLSVTTTKGELKKKSIDYGYRCTNIKEPILEASFTLVYGYSVEKAELFKQMRANQPHEHSAGSCFKNPNGDFAGRLIEAVGLKGKRVGAMEFSTKHANFLLNHGGGVFEDAITLIKEAQKRVFDEFGISLECEVVILDERYLKTKH; translated from the coding sequence ATGACTAAACAAATCGACTTTGCAAAGTTCTCTTCTATAAAAATAGGAGGAGTTCATGAAGTTTTTATCTTAGAGGATGCAAGTGATTTTAGTGATGATTTTTTTCTAATAGGCTCTTGTAATAATGTAATAGTTGGCACACAACCACCAAAACTTATGAAACTCTCCAAAAAGTACGACTATATAAAAATAGAAAATGATACTTTAAAAGTCGGAGCCGCCACACCATCAGGCAAACTAGCCTCATATTGCAAGAAAAACAATATAGCTAACTTTGAATTTGTCTCGCATCTCCCTGGAACTTTAGGCGGTTTAGTATATATGAATGCTGGGCTTAAAGAGCATGAAATATTTAATACTCTCCTTAGCGTCACAACAACAAAGGGTGAGCTTAAAAAGAAAAGTATCGACTATGGATATCGTTGCACTAATATAAAAGAGCCCATTTTAGAAGCATCATTTACCCTTGTTTATGGTTATAGTGTTGAAAAAGCAGAACTTTTTAAACAGATGCGAGCAAACCAACCACATGAACATAGTGCAGGGAGTTGTTTTAAAAATCCTAACGGCGATTTTGCTGGTAGACTTATAGAGGCGGTAGGACTAAAGGGCAAAAGAGTTGGTGCTATGGAGTTTAGCACTAAACATGCAAACTTTTTATTAAATCATGGAGGCGGTGTTTTTGAAGATGCCATTACACTCATCAAAGAGGCTCAAAAAAGAGTCTTTGATGAGTTTGGTATTTCACTTGAGTGTGAGGTAGTTATACTGGATGAGAGATACTTAAAAACGAAGCATTAA
- the fliQ gene encoding flagellar biosynthesis protein FliQ — protein MEAKLTALGIETFKIALMLALPGLLTGMFLGLAVSIFQATTQINEMTLSFIPKIIGVVIVIILTMPWMLNSMIDFATNVFNMMPSFIE, from the coding sequence ATGGAAGCCAAACTAACAGCATTAGGAATTGAGACCTTTAAGATAGCGCTAATGCTTGCTCTTCCAGGACTTCTAACCGGTATGTTTTTAGGCTTGGCTGTTAGTATCTTTCAAGCAACAACACAGATAAATGAGATGACTCTCTCATTTATCCCAAAAATTATAGGCGTGGTCATTGTTATCATCCTCACAATGCCGTGGATGCTAAACTCCATGATAGACTTTGCAACAAATGTCTTTAATATGATGCCAAGCTTTATAGAGTAG
- a CDS encoding menaquinone biosynthesis family protein yields MKKTLIAHSPDADDIFMYYAIKFGWVDMKNTNFDNIAKDIQTLNEDALNGVYDIVAISFALYPHIKEEYAPLRTAVSFGEGYGPKLIKKKGVTLKRNFKVALSGKHTTNAMLFRIAYPDARITYMNFLEIEKAVLDGEVDAGVLIHESILDFDDALEVEREMWDIWQELAEDELPLPLGGMAIRRSLPLNKAIEYEATLTKAVAVATEHKDRLSKMLLERDLVRIDAKTLDRYLELYANDDSVTLSETQYRAIDKLFELGYKHGFYNSLVKTKDYLIPTEYKELRNS; encoded by the coding sequence ATGAAAAAAACATTAATTGCACACTCACCAGACGCTGATGATATATTTATGTATTATGCTATCAAATTTGGTTGGGTAGATATGAAAAACACTAACTTTGATAATATCGCAAAAGATATTCAAACACTAAATGAGGATGCCCTAAATGGGGTTTATGACATTGTAGCTATTAGTTTTGCACTATATCCGCATATAAAAGAGGAGTATGCCCCGCTTAGAACTGCTGTTAGTTTTGGCGAGGGTTATGGTCCAAAGCTTATAAAGAAAAAAGGAGTTACTCTAAAGAGAAACTTCAAAGTAGCTCTTAGTGGTAAACACACTACAAATGCGATGCTCTTTCGTATAGCCTATCCAGATGCGAGAATCACTTACATGAACTTTTTAGAGATTGAAAAGGCTGTACTCGATGGCGAGGTTGATGCTGGAGTTTTGATCCATGAGAGCATTTTAGACTTTGATGATGCCCTTGAAGTTGAGAGAGAGATGTGGGATATTTGGCAAGAGTTAGCAGAAGATGAGCTTCCACTTCCTCTTGGTGGAATGGCGATAAGACGTTCACTCCCACTAAACAAAGCCATAGAGTATGAAGCAACTCTTACAAAGGCAGTAGCAGTTGCAACAGAGCATAAAGATAGACTCTCAAAGATGCTCCTAGAGAGAGACTTAGTACGCATAGATGCAAAAACGCTAGATAGATATCTAGAACTCTATGCAAATGATGATTCTGTTACCCTAAGTGAGACTCAGTACCGTGCTATTGATAAGCTTTTTGAACTTGGGTATAAACACGGGTTTTATAACTCACTTGTAAAAACCAAAGATTATCTTATCCCAACTGAGTATAAAGAGCTAAGGAATTCATAA
- the recA gene encoding recombinase RecA, whose protein sequence is MDANKQKSLDLAMKQIDKAFGKGALMRLGDKDIIPIKSISTGSIGLDLALGIGGVPEGRVVEIYGPESSGKTTLALQITAECQKKGGVCAFIDAEHALDVGYAKNLGVDVENLLVSQPDYGEQALDIVETVARSGAIDLIVIDSVAALTPKSEIEGEMSDQNVGVQARLMSKALRKLTGVISKMNCTVIFINQIRMKIGMMGYGSPETTTGGNALKFYASVRIDVRRIASLKQGESQIGNRVKAKVIKNKVAPPFRQAEFDIMFGEGISKEGELVDYGVKLDIVDKAGAWFSYEDIKLGQGRENVKQKFKDEPELAKEIEEKIKVAMGVSNVMIMDTVEIEDSAED, encoded by the coding sequence ATGGACGCAAATAAACAAAAATCACTAGACTTAGCAATGAAGCAGATTGACAAAGCATTTGGTAAGGGTGCTTTAATGAGACTCGGAGACAAAGACATAATTCCTATAAAGTCAATAAGCACAGGCTCAATTGGACTTGATTTAGCCCTTGGCATAGGTGGTGTACCTGAGGGTCGCGTAGTTGAGATCTATGGACCTGAGAGCTCGGGTAAGACAACCCTAGCACTTCAGATAACAGCAGAGTGTCAAAAAAAAGGTGGTGTTTGTGCTTTTATAGACGCAGAGCATGCTCTTGATGTTGGATATGCTAAAAACTTAGGTGTTGATGTTGAAAACCTACTTGTATCTCAACCAGATTATGGCGAACAAGCACTAGATATTGTGGAAACAGTTGCTAGAAGTGGTGCGATTGACCTTATAGTCATCGACTCTGTAGCAGCGCTTACGCCAAAGTCTGAGATAGAGGGTGAGATGTCTGACCAAAATGTTGGTGTGCAAGCTCGTTTGATGTCAAAAGCACTTCGTAAACTTACAGGTGTTATAAGCAAGATGAATTGTACAGTTATCTTTATAAATCAAATTCGTATGAAGATTGGGATGATGGGTTATGGCTCTCCTGAGACTACAACGGGTGGAAATGCTTTGAAGTTTTATGCATCTGTTCGTATAGACGTAAGACGTATAGCTTCACTAAAGCAGGGTGAGAGTCAGATAGGAAATCGTGTAAAAGCTAAAGTTATAAAAAACAAAGTGGCACCACCATTTCGTCAAGCAGAGTTTGATATTATGTTTGGTGAGGGTATCTCTAAAGAGGGTGAGTTAGTTGATTATGGTGTAAAACTTGATATTGTAGACAAAGCAGGAGCGTGGTTCTCTTATGAAGATATAAAGCTAGGTCAAGGTCGTGAAAATGTTAAACAAAAATTTAAAGACGAGCCAGAACTAGCAAAAGAGATAGAAGAGAAAATCAAAGTGGCTATGGGTGTTAGCAATGTTATGATTATGGATACTGTAGAGATAGAAGATAGCGCAGAAGATTAA
- the eno gene encoding phosphopyruvate hydratase: protein MFIDSVSAIEVMDSRGNPTVKATVELSDGTIESAIVPSGASTGKREALELRDGGERYMGKGVLQAVENVNSQISDALIGLSPFNQAVIDATMKELDGTDNYGNLGANAVLGVSMAVARAAAKSLGMPLYRYLGGANAMVVPTPMLNIINGGSHADNSVDFQEYMIMPVGFEDFAEGLRASAEVYHNLKAILKSKKHNTALGDEGGFAPDLSSNEEPIQIIMQAIEKAGYIAGEQIGIALDIAASEIVTDGGYRLESENRTVSSAELVDYYVDLCAKYPIVSIEDGLNEDDWDGFKLMTEKLGSKIQIVGDDLFVTNANILARGISEGIANSILIKPNQIGTVSETMLTVRLAQRNGYTCVMSHRSGESEDAFIADFAVALNCGQIKTGSTARGERTAKYNRLLEIENEVVYGEYLGLSLFN, encoded by the coding sequence ATGTTTATAGATAGCGTAAGTGCAATAGAAGTAATGGATTCTCGCGGAAACCCAACAGTAAAAGCTACAGTAGAACTTAGTGATGGAACTATTGAGAGTGCTATAGTTCCATCAGGTGCTAGTACAGGAAAAAGAGAAGCATTAGAGCTTCGTGATGGTGGCGAGCGTTACATGGGCAAGGGAGTCTTACAGGCGGTTGAAAATGTAAACTCACAAATCTCAGATGCACTTATTGGACTATCTCCTTTTAATCAAGCTGTTATAGATGCAACTATGAAAGAGCTTGATGGAACTGATAATTATGGTAATCTTGGAGCAAATGCTGTTTTAGGCGTATCTATGGCAGTAGCACGCGCTGCTGCAAAAAGCTTAGGTATGCCACTCTATCGCTACTTAGGCGGTGCAAATGCTATGGTAGTACCAACTCCTATGCTAAACATTATAAATGGTGGCTCTCACGCTGATAACTCAGTTGATTTTCAAGAGTATATGATTATGCCAGTGGGTTTTGAAGACTTTGCAGAGGGGCTTCGTGCATCAGCTGAGGTATACCATAATCTAAAAGCTATACTAAAATCTAAAAAACACAATACTGCACTTGGAGATGAGGGTGGTTTTGCGCCAGATTTATCTTCAAATGAGGAACCTATACAAATCATTATGCAAGCTATTGAAAAAGCTGGATACATAGCTGGCGAACAAATAGGAATCGCCCTTGATATTGCAGCTTCAGAAATAGTTACTGATGGTGGATATAGACTAGAATCTGAAAATCGTACAGTTTCTTCTGCTGAGTTAGTAGATTATTATGTAGATTTATGCGCTAAATATCCTATAGTCTCTATTGAAGATGGTCTCAATGAAGATGACTGGGATGGTTTTAAGCTAATGACTGAAAAACTTGGGAGCAAAATTCAGATTGTTGGAGATGATCTTTTTGTTACAAATGCTAATATTTTAGCAAGAGGTATCAGTGAAGGAATTGCAAACTCTATTCTTATCAAACCAAACCAAATAGGCACAGTTAGTGAGACTATGCTCACGGTTCGCCTAGCTCAAAGAAATGGTTACACTTGTGTTATGAGTCATCGCTCTGGTGAGAGTGAAGATGCTTTTATCGCTGACTTTGCAGTTGCACTAAATTGTGGACAGATAAAAACAGGCTCAACAGCCCGTGGAGAAAGAACTGCTAAATATAACCGTCTCTTAGAGATAGAAAATGAAGTAGTATATGGCGAATACTTGGGCTTATCTCTTTTTAACTAG
- a CDS encoding AMIN domain-containing protein, protein MIKVLCAVLLLLASLDARENPFFPAKGEKDIPYTTNLTQNIEPLKRSSITLPSSARIIKKVTIEYENLDATVETKSIELKNTVDWHLPIFISQSYIEVQKKDEKQVVQKKEAQEFKEIASTKYAKFFENFKSLKIVTEDKIIRDFLLVKPHRIVLDFKRDASIKSYSKENKNSRFSKIRVGNHAGYYRAVVELDGLYRYKMKKVYDGYILNLR, encoded by the coding sequence TTGATTAAAGTTTTATGTGCAGTGCTTCTTTTACTTGCAAGTCTAGATGCAAGAGAAAATCCTTTCTTCCCTGCAAAAGGTGAAAAAGACATACCTTATACAACAAATCTAACACAAAACATAGAGCCACTAAAACGCTCATCTATAACCCTCCCATCATCAGCTAGAATCATAAAAAAGGTTACCATAGAGTATGAAAATCTTGATGCGACTGTAGAGACAAAAAGTATAGAACTTAAAAATACGGTTGATTGGCATCTGCCTATATTTATCTCTCAGAGCTATATAGAAGTTCAAAAAAAAGATGAAAAACAAGTAGTTCAAAAAAAAGAGGCACAAGAGTTTAAAGAGATAGCATCTACAAAATACGCAAAATTTTTTGAAAATTTTAAGAGCCTAAAAATAGTTACAGAGGATAAAATTATAAGAGATTTTTTACTTGTAAAACCTCATAGAATAGTGTTAGATTTTAAAAGAGATGCAAGCATAAAAAGTTACTCTAAAGAGAACAAAAATAGTAGGTTTTCTAAAATAAGAGTGGGAAATCATGCAGGATATTACCGTGCAGTTGTAGAACTAGACGGACTCTACAGATACAAAATGAAAAAAGTATATGATGGGTATATATTAAATTTAAGATAG
- a CDS encoding DUF4105 domain-containing protein produces MNDGFSEIDDANFFLSKDGKKSAKKELNATITALLNETKFDDNSTACRFPARKAWLKEQLDIKEFPEVRCDEYDSILKRLNPKSATIVFPSAHINSPASMFGHTFLRINSGYKSKLLSYAINYAANANPDTENGVIFAIKGLFGGYYGKYSLLPYYDKLKEYRDTEQRDIWEYDLNLNEEEVLQMVRHIWELNGTHSNYYFFTENCSYNMLWFIEIARPSINLRDHFTYQVIPLETVHAALKEDLIEESSYRASKRTILLKYESIIEVKYIKLPRKLVEKKISLEDIINSSEIEAQQKMYILEAATEFLEYSFSKNDMTKEQYLELFHNITKARATFGKGKKLDIKTPPNPIESHRAIRATTGFGIRDGDGIGFLGIRGAYHSLEDSSYGFLRGTEIEFLDVLLSQTSDKTKLENATIISIASIAQRSEFFDSFSWRTKFGWDNNYINDKSNFFATLGAGFSWGNDLAYTYIMLDPLYYYEQKSVFGVGSSIGVVIDKYKNTNTNFEITQRFYDTSDKQILIKASQSFRVSQNLQLQLSYDYKERYFNDKKENEQTYKASINCYF; encoded by the coding sequence ATGAACGATGGCTTTAGTGAGATTGATGATGCAAACTTTTTTTTATCAAAAGATGGAAAAAAAAGTGCAAAAAAAGAGTTAAATGCTACAATAACAGCACTTTTGAATGAGACAAAATTTGATGACAACTCTACTGCTTGTAGATTTCCTGCAAGAAAAGCTTGGTTAAAAGAACAACTTGATATAAAAGAATTTCCAGAAGTCAGATGCGATGAATATGACTCTATTTTAAAAAGATTAAATCCAAAATCTGCCACTATTGTATTTCCATCAGCACATATAAATTCTCCAGCTTCAATGTTTGGCCATACTTTTTTGAGGATAAACTCAGGATATAAATCTAAACTACTCTCTTATGCTATAAATTATGCAGCAAATGCAAATCCAGATACTGAAAATGGTGTTATTTTTGCTATAAAAGGTCTCTTTGGTGGCTACTATGGAAAATACTCTTTGCTTCCTTATTATGACAAACTCAAAGAGTATAGAGATACAGAACAAAGGGATATCTGGGAGTATGATTTAAACCTCAATGAAGAAGAAGTTTTACAGATGGTAAGGCATATTTGGGAACTAAACGGAACTCACTCAAACTACTACTTTTTTACAGAGAACTGCTCTTATAATATGCTTTGGTTTATAGAGATAGCAAGACCGTCTATTAATCTAAGAGACCACTTTACCTATCAGGTTATACCACTTGAGACTGTTCATGCTGCTTTGAAAGAAGACCTGATAGAAGAGTCTAGCTATAGAGCATCAAAGAGGACCATACTACTAAAATATGAGTCAATTATAGAGGTCAAATATATAAAACTTCCAAGAAAATTAGTTGAAAAAAAGATAAGCTTAGAAGATATCATAAACAGTAGCGAAATAGAAGCTCAACAAAAGATGTATATACTTGAGGCTGCAACGGAGTTTTTAGAATACTCTTTTAGTAAAAATGATATGACTAAAGAACAATACCTAGAACTTTTTCATAATATTACAAAAGCAAGAGCAACTTTTGGTAAGGGCAAAAAGTTAGATATAAAAACTCCTCCAAATCCAATAGAGAGTCATAGAGCTATTAGAGCCACAACTGGCTTTGGTATAAGAGATGGAGATGGTATTGGCTTTCTTGGCATTAGAGGAGCATACCACAGTTTAGAAGATAGTAGTTATGGTTTTTTAAGAGGTACAGAGATAGAGTTTTTAGATGTTTTGCTTTCACAAACAAGTGACAAAACTAAGCTTGAAAACGCCACAATAATCTCCATAGCCTCCATAGCACAAAGAAGCGAATTTTTTGATAGTTTTTCGTGGCGAACAAAGTTTGGATGGGATAATAACTATATTAATGATAAAAGTAACTTTTTTGCAACTCTTGGTGCTGGATTTAGCTGGGGAAATGATTTAGCTTACACATACATAATGCTTGATCCCTTATACTATTATGAACAAAAGTCTGTCTTTGGGGTTGGCTCAAGCATAGGAGTTGTGATAGACAAATACAAGAACACAAATACAAACTTTGAGATCACTCAGAGATTTTATGACACTTCAGATAAGCAAATACTTATAAAAGCCTCTCAAAGCTTTAGAGTCTCACAAAACCTACAACTACAGCTTAGCTATGACTATAAAGAGAGATATTTTAATGATAAAAAAGAGAATGAGCAGACATATAAAGCTTCAATAAACTGCTATTTTTAG